The genome window AGTCCTTGTTCTCCAGAAGCCTTCCACTATGTTTGGCTCATGAACAGCTCCCCTCGCCACCACCCACAGCAAACTCAGGCCTCCGTACCTGCCACACCTGCACCAAATGAGGAAACCTTGAACCAAAGGGGCCTCAGCATCCTGGAAGGTGAATGGTGCAGACAAGACAGAATGCTACAGAGCCGTGTGGTGTGGATAGTTGAGAGGGTGTGCCAATGAAATTTAGGCCTTGAACAGTGTGAGGCGCTGAGACAAATCACTGACACTGAGGCTGGCCTCAAAACTAAAACAATGACAAAAGaccaaaggtgtgtgtgtgtgtgtgtgtgtgtgtgtcacaggaCCAACCCtccaccagtcaccacacactCTGACAGTCCTCACAGTTTATGTCTCATCATCAACATATGAGAACTTGTGAAAACTTCCAGCAACAGCATTGAACCAAAGCAAAACGACAAAATCTTGCTTTAcaacaaaatatcacaggtttaGCCCTtgtgttttctcctctttagcCCCTGGATGATGAAGACAGACTCAGTTAAGGTTAAGGCCCCACTAGAAGACTGATGTCaggcctccctcctcctgtactcacatccatacacttcATGTTCACCCTGTGCCTGCCGTCATGCAAGCAACActgtcaccatcaacaccacagccacacacacttacactcaGAGCCGACCCCTTGCATCATGGCCCAAGGGTGAGCTGTGGAGAGTATGACGGTGCAGCAGTGATGGCTCCAGTGGCCGCATCATTGGCCTCACAGGGACGCGTGAGTGTCAAGGATGTGGGAAGATGACAAGGGAGGTCTGACCATCCACTAACACAACGAGACCATGTATTTACAGCCTAAGTATTGAATGATTCAGATATGAAGACCTGCAGCAGTCTTTCACGTATAAATATCTATTTCTGATAGactattctttatatatatatatatatattgctaacCTTTACATCTCTAAAACTTTACATATTATCAAAAGTGCATTTCAACAACAGTGATGGGAAATACAGCTCAAAACAGCCATCATTAACTAAGTTGTCCTCTcaagcacacaaacacaacaagcctccccatgacagacagacaccaagCATCCAAGGTCCACTAAACACAACAATCACTGACACCATCCCCAGTCAGCCTCTCAGTTCAACAGTTCCTACGGCTGCTGCTTACCATGCACCACGGCACACTTGGCACCGCTACCCAGGCTGTGTTTTCCGAGCGTCACCTTCAGCAGTCTGTCACCGGGAGTCAGGGTGAGGTGCTGGTCAGTGATGTGGACATGTACATtttgaagctctctctctctctctgagctccCTGCCTCCCCACCCCACAAGCCAAGGGTCAGTGCTAAGTGTGGGAAGGTTGCCACTTGCACGGAATACTCACACTCCATTAATTGCTAAATTGCATTGTAGAGACAGTTTTAACACTCTTCTTCACATTGTGGATAAAACATTAATCAGGATCAGATTACTAGTACACTTATCATTAAGAGGAAACAAACCAACCATTGGCACTGCATGTCACTCAgcacaccacctctccctctggcCACCCATTCACACTTTCAAATATTACAAACTTAATTATACTGaaataatcatatatatatatatatatatatatatatatatatatatatatatatatatatatatatatatatatatatatatataatgaaattcTAATTCATAAATATTGGCTCTGATCTACACAACTACAGTGTTTTACTGCCTCACTAACATTTTTTGGCATTGGCAGGTGAGTAAGTCTGTTTTACACATAATACAAAGATTTTCTAACATCAGTGTCATCAGCGTCAGTCTTCGTAATCTATCATCCTAAACATAAGAACATGTATTTATTGCCATATTCCAAACATAACACACAAATAACATGATGGGTGGTTAGTCTGCCACAGACAGCACAAAGCAGCAGCCTGCTGAGTGTTgcagcagtgttgtgtgtgttgtgttgtgttgtgtagtgaGGAGCCAACAGATGGTCGGTGGCGGTGAGGGTCAGAGCTTAATAGCCCTGCCTGGCATGCAGCAGAAGAAGCAGCTCTCCCACAGACCTTCACCAGGACCACAGGTAGCTCTACATACCATTTGACTAGtagcaaataaatatatatatatatatatatatatatatatatatatatatatatatatatatatatatatatatatatgtatatgaatgCCATATGTACATTTTTACATGAATTGCATAACTGTGATCAGTAAGATTAATGATACTTTTAACATTTTTGCCACTGGCCACAAGGAATGTCCTCAGTGGTAATGGTGTGAATGACTGATCACCGCCGGTCTCTCTCCGGTACCTGTCTGTGTCAGGTGCAGCCTGACTGGTCACTGCTGTTGCTGTACAAGTGGCACAACAAATCAAGCTATTCCCTCACTACTTGTTTCGGCATGCAAGTTAAATTAAATCTCTGCATCCCAAAGTACAAGTTGTTAGCACCAAAAGTAGTCAATATTGAGTGGCATTAAGCTTCTGTCAAAAAAGACATTACATACCTAATTCATTTCTCAGAACTGTTTCTGAAATGGCAAAATGGGAAAAATCTAtctatgtttctttcttcttaataCAACATTTTCAACGTTTTTTTGTATAACATGTTTGTGGCTATGACCTGATAGAGCAGCTCACTCAGCGTGCACTGAATCGCAAAACAAAGGCTCACCACATGGCTGCTGAGTGACAGATTCCACCCAAGCTACAACCACACAAATAATCACCTACACTTCACATGTATCATCTGTGTTCTGTGTACTGTGTCCTCAACATTCAAACCAAAtaatacatttcttttctttcttttcacaggAACAGACTTTGAGCCTCAGTGACAAAGTGTGGCATTGACGCATCACTGATAGGACCACTCAGGACTGATTCAATCTCATCACACCCACTCCATCCCTCACCTTCCTATATGCTCCAGTGACTCCTAGTAAGTAATCTAGTTCTCTGTGACATGACTTTATTTCACCTCAATCTATGCCAAAATAGAATCTGAAAGCCACACAGGCAGCTTCAATAAGGAGTGGTGCTATCTTAAGTCCAGTGATTTGCTGGCAATCTCATCACAAAACATGAGTTCATAGACTTCCAACAGATCAGAGAAAATAAGACTGAAAGATCAAAATGCCTCAGGTGTACACAGTTGAAGTGAGAGCAGTGCATTATCTGAGTATTGGCCACAAGTACTCCATGAAGTCATTCAGCTGAAAAGACTCCCTACCCTCACCTCAGCTCAGTCTCCTGCACACAATAGTCATTACGTAAGAAAAGCCTGCACTGGTCGTGGCTTGACTCCTGAGTTATGTAGCTACAATGTATGTCTGCCCTGAGTTGGCATAGCACACAGCCTGTATTCAATCCTTCATCTTTTGGTCCCAGCATTTTGGCACAGTTCCCCATGCTGTGGCAACTCTCACACCACCAGCACTGTTTTTGCATCCCCATCATCACTACTGCATCAATACCATCATTACATACAAGTTCTCTATCGAGTAATATGAGCAGCTTTTACTTAAGAGTTTTTTGATTCCTAGTAATGTAAGTTGGCATTACAAAGACTGACTAACATTAGTGTATACATGTGTCCGTGCTACAAAGAATCAGGACTCAAACATACGCAGTGGTTCACGTCACCAAGCACACTAATAATTAAAACTACAAACGTGCATCTGAGCTTGTTCACTGATCAATCTTCAGGTATGgtagtagtatgtatgtatcgTTTTGGTACTATTAATATACTTTCTGCAAGGCACACTAAGAACCTTTGGCTAAGTGTGTTAGAGTGAGAGTTGTCTCCTAGCACTGCTCTGTCACATTCCCATATTCCTCTCCACTCAGAACAGTGACAGTGTGACTGGTTTGCCCTCTACACACTGCTATCACCTGCCACGCCAGCCGCAATGACATAATGCTTCTATTTTGACACCATTGAGTATCTTTATCATATGATTCAGTATTTGATAAAAATAGCTGAACAGTATTTTCGTCAACACTAAAATACAATCCTATATTAGGTATAGTATATAAATACTTGtgtataaacaggaaaaaacttCACCTTATCTCACTATGAAATATTTGCTGTTATAGTCTAGTTACTTGACAAAAATGGTTTCACTTACTGCATGGTGCACAAATATGCTAttcatgaacaaaaaaaatttataaaaaaaaaaaggaatcagGCATAACATTACATACTTCTCATCAAACACATTACTATCACCAAAACACAGTATATCATCATCACATAACACAAATACCTGTAATAGTGAACCTTGCCTGACCATTCTCACCACATATGAACAAAACCACAACCTAATCAGACCAACCAACCTGAAGAAACAAGACTGAAAACAAGAGTGGCATTACAAGGTTCCCATAACTCCTAAAGCCTTCATAACACACTCCCACAGCTAAAGAAAAGCCTCTTATGACTTCACAGCTCTTACAACAACACTCATCACTCACTAACACTCCAACCTTAAAGTGATTCACCTTGAAGACAGCCCCAGCAAGGTATTCTCATGTGATACACAATACTGGGCATGTAGACTGTTATTCAGTGtcttttaagaatgttttatgCAGTAGATAACACTAAGGACAACCTGCAGCTCCAGATCACAAGCATTACTCACTACCACACTCTCCTCCCACTGCTACACCCAAGGAATGCTTCAAGGTGTTCCAAGACAGTATGTAATAATTGGTACAGTCAATGTCAAATTCAAGTTTAACTCATTTTTACTCCGTTCTTTCAGTGCCCCATCTCATaactacctgcttctgtattcccatcTACCTATAAGCTCTGAACTTATTAaacagggaggtttcaagacatttatcccattctttagGCTAACTCTGACTTACTCaagaactggcatctaagtgggcctttttgtttaattatttttgttgtttttagccagatttcccctcttacataaaaaaaaaagacaaggtgtTCTCAGGTGATATACAATAATGAATGAACCAAGTGAGTAGATGGTACCTTTGAAAACACATTACACCTGCTCACGCCAAAGACACCATCACACAATCTTAACTGCACATCTTCCCAGGAGGCACTCGGGCAATGATTTATCAAGTGACGGTGAAATAAACAGGTTGAGCATTGGTGGTATGGATGGTAAGCACGCCTGTCCATTGCCTGTTCTGTAATGCATCCTTCCAAGTCATTACATACAGTTTAGGGCATCACACTCCTTATTCCACATCACAAAACACAGGACTCACAGTAGCACTTACATGGCCTTaaaaaggtaaggaagagaagctTATTAATCCAGTTATCTAAGAACATCTCTGCTGGAAATATATAACTCAATACCTATTAAATTGTTGGTTAGCTCATTAAGATCTTGAGAAGTATTGCAAACTTTTTCTGTGCTTGTCTGCCCGTCTGTTTGTATGTTCATAATTTGttctctacctgtctgtctcattGTCTATCCACACAAATTATATGATTACATTTGAGTAGGTATATGTATTTTGCACCACTTTATTAttgaactcactctctctctctctctctctctctctctcataccactACAGATCCACTACAACATTCCCTTATTATTTTCTACATTGTGACTTTAGATGCagcctctctttcctcatttaccaTCAGTCACCACACACTGAAAAGTAACTCAACACAATACCAATCACATTACAAATACTATGTGACAAAAATACTCCTCTGAACACAATAGCGAGCATATGAAACCACGGGAGTGCCAGCCAGCGCCCTGCGCCTgcagcacaccacagcacagcactcaggcggtggtggtagtgggtgtcAGTGGTGAGGGTTGTGGTGGTCTTAACAGCATTGAGGTCGTGATGTTGGGTGTTAATGGTgagggttgtggtgatggtggtcttaATAAGGTGTTTTGAgtatagaaataagaaagacacTACTCACACAAAGAGTTTACGAGTATGTATGTGGGACCTTagaagttttgtttatttactgttGTTTTAGTAGCATAATGTAAGTTTTTGTAAGTTTCTCATGTGCCAGGTGTCATCTTGTCATAATGTGTAAGAGGCAATGACTGGAGGCgagggaagacaggaggaaatCATGACACAATAATGACAAATCTCGCTCCGCTCGACTGCCATTTGACGCGGCTTTCCGAAAATCTACGTTAGTAACATTATTTTTCAGCCGTAAATCAGTGTTCTTTACCAGTATTCTTCATAGGATGAGAGAGATTGTACATGGCAGTTACGTAAAGGTAGGCTAAGTGAAATCAAAATAAATGGCGACGATGATGAGGGAAAATGAATACAACCCAGAAAAATGAGCTCAGCCTGTCAGTGAGACATGATTCTGTCAGTGTTGGCGTCTTACCAGCAACTCATTCCTCGGTGCATTTTGGCATCCTTGGTCGAGGTTTTGGCTTCGAAACGTCACTCATCGGTTCTTATGGGGTGGATCAGGCCGGATACACGATGTGGGCACTGGAAAGCCGCCACACGCACCCAGAAAGTCCCAAAAGTCTTCATCAGTAACTCCACGAACACATTGCTGTTCCAAAGGCTCTGTCGTCTCTGCCACCAAGATCAAAAGCAATCCTACAGCACATTTTTCACAGTTCTGCTGGCTGGGGCACATATACATTACCTAGATACATCCCTCCATAGTGTTCTAGTAACATGGTGTGCCTTGGAACTATCTAAAAATACCCAGAACACCTTTCTTTCCACAAACAGCGGTAAACAAACTGGGGATTCACTGGCGGAGggtagtgggtgggtgggtacaCACACCAGCCAGACACACGCACAGAGCCTCTACTGCAGGAAACATTCAGGCTGACCCGTTACCTAATAGGGGAAGGTCATTCTTGTAAAGTATCTGAGGGGAAAACTGACTTAAGTATAAGGGAAGCCGGTCTGGAGGTTGATCTCGGGGAAGTTTTAGTCTGTGGTTTTCCGTCCGTCACTTCTTCACCTTCAGAAACCCCGTTCCCTTCCTGCACAGCTGAGCCATTGAGTTTGTGCCCCAGCTCCGCCTCCCCGCCGCCTGTGTCCTCTCCTGCTTCCTCCTGGGGTACTGTCACCACATCCACCTTCGGCTCCGTCTTGTCCGAGTCAGTACGGATGTGGGTGAGCGTGTACAGGTTGCCCATAAACATGTACtgctccttcaccgcctcatcTGGGATGCGGCcaggctcttcctcctcctcgtcatcctcagTTATGTCCCCTGAGCCACCAGTGTCCTCGTCAGGGAGTCTGTAGGGGGATTATGTAGCAATGGAAGTCTGTTATAttacaaaccacacacacattctctctctctctctctctctctctctctctctccccatattCTGAATCTGTAACACTTCCGCACCGCACCTTTACTATTGTCAAAGACCTCTACTTGAAATGATACGGGTTTTTAAAGATGCTTcagtaattctagtgacatgttgacaagttttctgcattatcaacaggaaaaatactctttagaactcggctaatcgtctctgtagtctttgaaaatggttgcggtgagggaaggaagcgcttctaaattctctctctctctctctctctctctctctcatacattacATTCTCTAATCAATACATTTTCATCCCTTAATAAGTCCAGTGCATTCCTTAGCGAAGCAACACCCTTTAATTTCTCAATAGACGCAATGAAACGTGCCTGTGCCTTAATGCTTTATGACCAGTGACACGCTGCTGGCATACACTGTGCATCTCGGTGCCTCTCGTGCCTACTGTAGTAAAGTGAACCAGTCAGGCAGTGTGGCTTACCAAGTTACCAACAAACCAGTGTATTAATCAGATAATCTCGGGATGTGTTtgtgaatatggaaaaaaaaaaacagttatgaaaagaaaaaagtaaagtaaaccaGTCAGGCAGTGTTGCGTACCAATGAACCAGTGAATAAATCAGATAATCTCGGGATGTGTttgtgaaaatgaaaagaaaaagaaaaacagttatgaaaagaaacgaaacagTAGTGAAGAGAACCAGTCAGGCAATGTAGCGTACCAGTGAACCAGTGTATAAATCAGATAATCTCGTGATGCTTTCGTGAATGCATAAAAAGTGAGCAAATACAAACTGACATGACAAAAATCGGTGCAGCAAAGGAACTCTATAGTaattaaaagtgaaaatatCATCACTGGTGTTGCGTGGCGCTTTGATGCTAATCCCTCAATAAGACGAAACAGGGAGGTGATGAGagggacaacacacacaaaaacaagggGTGTCTAGATTACTCACGACACAGAAGCCACGACGAAATCTGCAATGATAAACACTTGTAAATTAAAAGACGATACTCGGTACCGCAGGTCTGGCCTcgatgattggaggaggaggaggaggaagaggaggaggaggaggaggaggaggaggaggaggaggaagagggggaggagatggaggaggaggagaaggaggcatcACAGAGCAGTCAtcgtgtgattcacctcggtcgtctgctggtcacccagccagtcttccccattacggagcgagctcaaagctcatagaccgatcttcgggtaggactgagagtCTGAGACCACatgacacactccacacaccgggaaagcgaggccacaacccctcgagtttcatcccatacctatttactgctaggtgaacaggggccacaaattaagagacttgccttgtgtgtgtgtgtgtgtgtgtgtgtatttacctagttgtatttacctagttgtagttttacagggcctgggctttatgctcgtgtggccccgtctccatatctacacttatccaatcttactttaaaagtatgcacactcgttgtagacactacttcttcatctaaactgttccacgtctcaatacatctctgcgggaaactatattttttttatatctctcagacatcttccttttctcagctttttactatgcgatcttgtgcttcggatgtcatattcttctctaaggatcagtttctcattatctacttggtccattccgttgatcaatttataaacttgtatcaggtctcctctctcccttctttgttccagggttggtagatccatagcctttagtctctcctcatatgtcatcccttcaaattctggaaccattcttgtagctattttttgtagcctctccaatttccttgtgtgttcctttttatgaggggtccacactactcctgcatattccaatctgggtcttattatagtgtatgtgtgtgtgtgtgtgtgtgtgtgtgtgtgtagggaataTACGGCGAGGTCACGAAAGATATGATTTGAGATGAAAATGTTCTTCTGAAGCACAGtggcagagaaacacacacacacacacacacacacacacacacacacacacatactcatacCATCAAAGCCATAATACCCAAAGGAAAGGCAGTAATGAGAAACtagaaaagacaatgaaaatcttgttaatttatcGCTACAACTAAAAAGAACCACTCTTTCGAAACCGTGccatttcaactagagccttttgagagTAGTGAATGTGTGAGGTAGAAgtggaaacaagaagaggaggcaatga of Portunus trituberculatus isolate SZX2019 chromosome 32, ASM1759143v1, whole genome shotgun sequence contains these proteins:
- the LOC123512105 gene encoding uncharacterized protein LOC123512105 translates to MGCGRSSLASDSPKKKKKSEGDSECDSDGDSTSSGGGGGGGGSSRKQQQLSNKLVALGGGGPLLAQAKISESQQDFFMMLDEKIENGPDYDSETEEAERRRRLQECAQQWGGTLSSSQAASPSNDIPVRLPDEDTGGSGDITEDDEEEEEPGRIPDEAVKEQYMFMGNLYTLTHIRTDSDKTEPKVDVVTVPQEEAGEDTGGGEAELGHKLNGSAVQEGNGVSEGEEVTDGKPQTKTSPRSTSRPASLILKSVFPSDTLQE